A genomic segment from Modestobacter roseus encodes:
- a CDS encoding ABC transporter permease: protein MASESAADAAAPGPRGDRAARTPDDRRAGQLRDWGLPLLGVALAIGLFELLPRIGLIDRRFFPPASEMFGALWDRVADGSIWEPIGQTLQGWGLGLGTALVIALPLGIVIGSVFLLFMATRTTVEFLRPIPSVALIPLAVLVFGAGLESKWFLAAFAATWPILLQTLYGVRDVDPVGLDTARSFGIGAFTRLRRVVLPSALPYIVTGVRISSAVALILSVTAELVLGAPGLGQEINIARQSGAVPGMYALIIVTGLIGWLLNIVLSVIERRLLHWHASQRERAR, encoded by the coding sequence GTGGCCAGCGAGTCCGCCGCGGACGCCGCGGCGCCCGGCCCGCGCGGTGACCGCGCGGCCCGGACGCCGGACGACCGGCGGGCCGGGCAGCTGCGCGACTGGGGGCTCCCGCTGCTGGGGGTGGCCCTCGCCATCGGCCTGTTCGAGCTGCTCCCCCGGATCGGCCTGATCGACCGGCGGTTCTTCCCGCCGGCGTCGGAGATGTTCGGCGCGCTCTGGGACCGGGTCGCCGACGGCTCCATCTGGGAGCCGATCGGGCAGACCCTCCAGGGCTGGGGGCTGGGCCTGGGCACCGCACTGGTGATCGCACTGCCGCTGGGCATCGTGATCGGCTCGGTGTTCCTGCTGTTCATGGCCACCCGGACGACGGTGGAGTTCCTCCGCCCGATCCCGTCGGTCGCGCTGATCCCGCTGGCCGTGCTCGTCTTCGGGGCCGGGCTGGAGAGCAAGTGGTTCCTCGCCGCGTTCGCCGCGACGTGGCCGATCCTGCTGCAGACGCTGTACGGCGTCCGCGACGTCGACCCGGTGGGCCTGGACACCGCCCGCTCCTTCGGCATCGGCGCCTTCACCCGGCTGCGTCGGGTGGTGCTGCCCAGCGCGCTGCCCTACATCGTCACCGGCGTGCGCATCTCCTCGGCGGTCGCGCTGATCCTGTCGGTGACCGCGGAGCTGGTCCTCGGCGCACCCGGCCTCGGGCAGGAGATCAACATCGCCCGGCAGAGCGGCGCGGTGCCCGGGATGTACGCCCTGATCATCGTGACCGGCCTGATCGGCTGGCTGCTGAACATCGTCCTGTCCGTCATCGAACGGCGTCTGCTGCACTGGCACGCGTCGCAGCGGGAGCGTGCCCGATGA
- a CDS encoding ABC transporter permease, with protein sequence MRETSRPIRFLGIGLEFIVPIALLAAWALASSNSTSFYFPPLVEIFRAFGETWLFERVGSDVVPSLARMFAGYAIAVVAAVVIGVALGLNKTLGRMADPVVQFLRAIPAPVLLPAGILLLGIGSEMKVALIAFVCVWPILLNTIDGVAGVDPALRETARSYGIPARDRLFRVVLPSASPQIFAGARISLSLAVIMMVVSEMIASSNGIGYFVLQSQRTYAITAMWSGIFLLAILGYVLNVLFLLVERRVLRWHRGARAGAG encoded by the coding sequence ATGAGGGAGACCAGCCGGCCGATCCGGTTCCTGGGCATCGGCCTGGAGTTCATCGTCCCGATCGCCCTGCTGGCGGCCTGGGCGCTGGCGTCGTCGAACAGCACGTCGTTCTACTTCCCGCCGCTGGTGGAGATCTTCCGCGCCTTCGGCGAGACCTGGCTGTTCGAGCGGGTCGGCAGCGACGTCGTCCCGAGCCTGGCCCGGATGTTCGCCGGCTACGCGATCGCCGTGGTCGCCGCGGTGGTCATCGGGGTGGCGCTGGGGCTGAACAAGACGCTCGGCCGGATGGCCGACCCCGTCGTCCAGTTCCTGCGGGCCATCCCGGCCCCGGTGCTGTTGCCCGCCGGGATCCTGCTGCTGGGCATCGGCTCGGAGATGAAGGTGGCGCTGATCGCCTTCGTCTGCGTGTGGCCCATCCTGCTCAACACCATCGACGGCGTGGCCGGCGTCGACCCGGCGCTGCGGGAGACCGCCCGCAGCTACGGCATCCCGGCGCGGGACCGGCTGTTCCGCGTGGTGCTGCCCTCGGCCTCGCCGCAGATCTTCGCCGGTGCCCGGATCAGCCTGTCGCTGGCCGTGATCATGATGGTCGTCTCGGAGATGATCGCCAGCAGCAACGGCATCGGCTACTTCGTCCTGCAGTCCCAGCGCACGTACGCCATCACCGCGATGTGGTCCGGGATCTTCCTCCTGGCCATCCTCGGCTACGTGCTCAACGTCCTGTTCCTGCTCGTCGAGCGCCGAGTGCTCCGCTGGCACCGCGGTGCCCGCGCCGGCGCCGGCTGA
- a CDS encoding STAS domain-containing protein, with the protein MSELSVISIHAGDSQVIEIQEHLVGPGQAVLTVAGEVDQGTCALLRAVLLRTWDTSPTAVVVDLRQVTFLNAGGLRALLLASRTARLRGVPLVLQVERGLVARLLDVVGLGELALTPEGLRAVLQETAPGPPPVLSLVPAWRGRSRTPPVPDLVGQPPGSSRRPDLRLVPAPGRLRSARTDRAQPARSDGG; encoded by the coding sequence ATGTCCGAACTATCCGTCATCTCCATCCACGCCGGCGACTCCCAGGTCATCGAGATCCAGGAGCACCTGGTCGGGCCCGGGCAGGCCGTCCTCACCGTGGCCGGCGAGGTCGACCAGGGCACCTGTGCCCTGCTCCGCGCGGTCCTGCTGCGCACCTGGGACACCAGTCCGACCGCCGTGGTCGTCGACCTCCGCCAGGTCACCTTCCTCAACGCCGGCGGCTTGCGGGCCCTGCTGCTGGCGAGCCGGACGGCGCGGCTCCGCGGGGTCCCGCTCGTGTTGCAGGTCGAGCGGGGGCTGGTGGCCCGGCTGCTCGACGTCGTCGGGCTCGGGGAGCTGGCGCTGACCCCGGAGGGGCTCCGCGCCGTGCTGCAGGAGACCGCACCCGGGCCCCCGCCGGTGCTGAGCCTCGTGCCGGCCTGGCGGGGCCGCAGCCGGACGCCGCCGGTGCCGGACCTCGTCGGGCAGCCGCCCGGATCGAGCCGGCGACCGGACCTACGGCTGGTCCCCGCGCCGGGCAGGCTCCGTTCCGCGCGCACCGACCGGGCGCAGCCGGCGCGCTCCGACGGGGGCTGA
- a CDS encoding FAD-binding oxidoreductase: MEDTVAQGAPVELLRTALPDGVVVTDPAVVEGYRHDWSRLPDAGWPVAVVRAESAAHVQTAVRWAAEHRVPVTVRGAGTSLAGGATAVDGCLLLSTERMTAIEIDPVDRTAVVGPGALNAAVKDAAAAHGLWYPPDPGSFRISSIGGNVATNAGGICCVKYGVTTDYVQGIDVVLADGRLITLGGRTVKDVAGLPLLKLFVGSEGTLGVITRVVLRLVPQPHPAGTLVAYFDTPRDAARAVVAMGSRVRPSMLELMDSASINAVEDLRAMGLDRDAGALLVGQSDAPGGARAGELAVMTECCEAAGATTVFATDDPVEGDLFLEARRAVGPAIEVRGAALHEDICVPVHQLPTAMARIEEIAATFQVEIPVFAHAGDGNLHPVIVHRPGDEEGRARALQAFDAVLQVALECGGTITGEHGVGRTKRAALLDQLDADVMDVGRRVRSALDPLGILNPGVLW; this comes from the coding sequence ATGGAGGACACGGTCGCCCAGGGCGCCCCGGTCGAACTGCTGCGGACGGCGCTCCCGGACGGGGTGGTCGTCACCGACCCGGCGGTGGTCGAGGGGTACCGCCACGACTGGTCGCGGCTGCCCGACGCCGGGTGGCCGGTGGCCGTGGTGCGCGCCGAGTCGGCCGCCCACGTGCAGACCGCCGTCCGCTGGGCCGCCGAGCACCGGGTCCCGGTGACCGTGCGGGGCGCGGGCACGAGCCTGGCCGGCGGGGCCACCGCCGTCGACGGCTGCCTGCTGCTGAGCACCGAGCGGATGACGGCGATCGAGATCGACCCGGTCGACCGCACCGCCGTCGTCGGGCCGGGGGCGCTCAACGCCGCCGTCAAGGACGCCGCCGCGGCGCACGGGCTCTGGTACCCGCCGGACCCCGGTTCCTTCCGGATCTCCTCGATCGGCGGGAACGTCGCGACCAACGCCGGTGGCATCTGCTGCGTCAAGTACGGCGTCACCACCGACTACGTCCAGGGGATCGACGTCGTGCTGGCCGACGGGCGGCTGATCACCCTGGGTGGGCGCACCGTCAAGGACGTCGCCGGGCTGCCGCTGCTCAAGCTGTTCGTCGGCAGCGAGGGCACCCTGGGCGTGATCACCCGGGTCGTGCTCCGGCTGGTGCCGCAGCCGCACCCGGCCGGGACGCTCGTGGCCTACTTCGACACCCCCCGGGACGCCGCCCGCGCCGTGGTGGCGATGGGCTCCCGGGTGCGGCCCTCGATGCTGGAGCTGATGGACTCGGCGTCGATCAACGCCGTCGAGGACCTCCGGGCGATGGGCCTGGACCGGGACGCCGGCGCCCTGCTGGTCGGCCAGTCCGACGCGCCCGGCGGCGCCCGGGCCGGCGAGCTCGCCGTCATGACCGAGTGCTGCGAGGCGGCCGGTGCGACCACCGTGTTCGCGACCGACGACCCGGTCGAGGGGGACCTGTTCCTCGAGGCGCGACGCGCGGTCGGCCCGGCCATCGAGGTCCGCGGCGCCGCCCTGCACGAGGACATCTGCGTGCCCGTGCACCAGCTGCCCACCGCGATGGCGCGCATCGAGGAGATCGCCGCGACCTTCCAGGTGGAGATCCCGGTCTTCGCGCACGCCGGTGACGGCAACCTGCACCCGGTGATCGTCCACCGCCCCGGCGACGAGGAGGGCCGGGCGCGCGCCCTGCAGGCCTTCGACGCCGTCCTCCAGGTGGCCCTCGAGTGCGGCGGCACCATCACCGGCGAGCACGGGGTCGGGCGCACCAAGCGGGCGGCCCTGCTCGACCAGCTCGACGCCGACGTGATGGACGTCGGACGGCGGGTGCGCAGCGCGCTGGACCCGCTGGGCATCCTCAACCCCGGCGTGCTCTGGTGA
- a CDS encoding permease: MTESRTRTETAFTENVAEPVGVSGEGATRAGAVDPVAHTGTAPVLVSGSSSRRDRVRWGPVWAGLIVAVPTFLLLQVATLAVGWWDVGANDGASNADWLSGVNGLIALFLGGLTAGATALWRGFAEGLLHGILVWALTVVTLVVLTLFGGGALFGSLAGVVTDVASIQQANLPDIAAGQAADVARNSAEWAALGLGLSIAAAAIGGVIGAKMWPSKKAVEKDDSTVR; the protein is encoded by the coding sequence ATGACGGAGAGTCGTACACGAACGGAGACGGCGTTCACCGAGAACGTCGCCGAGCCCGTCGGCGTCAGCGGTGAGGGCGCCACGCGTGCCGGGGCCGTCGACCCGGTCGCCCACACCGGCACCGCGCCGGTGCTCGTGAGCGGGTCGTCGTCCCGCCGCGACCGGGTGCGCTGGGGTCCGGTCTGGGCCGGCCTGATCGTGGCCGTGCCGACCTTCCTGCTCCTGCAGGTGGCCACTCTCGCCGTGGGCTGGTGGGACGTCGGCGCCAACGACGGGGCGAGCAACGCCGACTGGCTCAGCGGCGTCAACGGCCTGATCGCCCTGTTCCTGGGTGGGCTGACCGCGGGTGCGACCGCGCTGTGGCGCGGGTTCGCCGAAGGGCTGCTGCACGGCATCCTGGTGTGGGCCCTCACCGTGGTCACCCTGGTGGTCCTGACCCTCTTCGGTGGGGGTGCCCTGTTCGGTTCCCTGGCCGGCGTGGTCACCGACGTCGCCAGCATCCAGCAGGCCAACCTGCCGGACATCGCCGCCGGCCAGGCGGCCGACGTGGCCCGCAACAGCGCCGAGTGGGCCGCCCTGGGCCTGGGCCTCTCGATCGCCGCGGCTGCGATCGGTGGCGTGATCGGCGCCAAGATGTGGCCGAGCAAGAAGGCCGTCGAGAAGGACGACTCGACCGTCCGCTGA
- a CDS encoding DUF3237 domain-containing protein → MEHLLHLEVTVAPPIEIGATPGGLRRVVPITGGIVSGPLLTGRVLPGGADFQVIRTPTETVAEARYVLESDQGERVYVENTGLRTGSAEDIARLRDGLPVDPARIYFRSVPRFETDAPRLAVLTSHVFVGSGVRHPDTVVFDFFRVG, encoded by the coding sequence TTGGAGCACCTGCTGCACCTCGAGGTCACCGTCGCTCCGCCGATCGAGATCGGCGCGACCCCGGGCGGCCTGCGCCGGGTCGTCCCGATCACCGGCGGCATCGTCTCCGGCCCGCTGCTGACCGGCCGGGTGCTGCCGGGCGGGGCCGACTTCCAGGTGATCCGGACCCCGACGGAGACCGTGGCCGAGGCCCGGTACGTGCTTGAGTCCGACCAGGGGGAGCGGGTCTACGTCGAGAACACCGGCCTGCGCACCGGGTCGGCCGAGGACATCGCCCGGCTGCGCGACGGCCTCCCGGTCGACCCGGCCCGGATCTACTTCCGGTCGGTGCCCCGCTTCGAGACCGACGCCCCGCGGCTGGCCGTGCTCACCTCGCACGTGTTCGTCGGGTCAGGGGTCCGGCATCCGGACACCGTCGTCTTCGACTTCTTCCGCGTCGGCTGA
- a CDS encoding acyl-CoA dehydrogenase family protein, translated as MSSAATTPTGTDFYVLEDLLHPAEIEVRDRVREFCTREVTPVINDYWERAEFPHALLPGIAGLGIAGGTVRGYGSPGMSAVAAGLVAREWARADGSLGTFYGVHSFLAMQSIDMLGSAEQKERWLPAMARLETIGAFGLTEPQHGSDAVALETRAVRDGDEYVLTGAKKWIGNGTIADLVLIWARDEDGDVGGYVVPKGSIGWTATRMTGKTALRAVWQAEITLDGVRVPAENRLAGCHSFKDVAKVLDRTRYTVAWRALGVAEAAYELALAHTLRREQFGQPIAGYQLVQEKLARMLAEITSMQLLCWRLSVLADEDRMTAAMASLAKMNNAKKARAIVADARDLLGGDGILLEHHVARHHADIEAIYTFEGTDHVQALIVGREVTGISAITGRRAAPRTAPEPPQSI; from the coding sequence GTGAGCAGCGCTGCCACCACCCCGACCGGAACCGACTTCTACGTCCTCGAGGACCTGCTGCACCCGGCGGAGATCGAGGTCCGCGATCGGGTCCGGGAGTTCTGCACCCGCGAGGTCACCCCGGTGATCAACGACTACTGGGAGCGCGCCGAGTTCCCGCACGCGCTGCTGCCGGGGATCGCCGGGCTGGGCATCGCCGGCGGCACCGTGCGCGGGTACGGCTCCCCCGGCATGAGCGCCGTCGCGGCCGGGCTGGTGGCCCGCGAGTGGGCGCGCGCCGACGGCAGCCTCGGCACCTTCTACGGCGTGCACAGCTTCCTGGCGATGCAGTCGATCGACATGCTCGGCAGCGCGGAGCAGAAGGAGCGCTGGCTGCCGGCGATGGCCCGGCTGGAGACGATCGGCGCGTTCGGCCTGACCGAGCCCCAGCACGGCTCGGACGCCGTGGCGCTGGAGACCCGGGCGGTGCGGGACGGCGACGAGTACGTGCTCACCGGGGCGAAGAAGTGGATCGGCAACGGCACCATCGCCGACCTGGTGCTGATCTGGGCCAGGGACGAGGACGGCGACGTCGGCGGCTACGTCGTCCCGAAGGGGTCGATCGGCTGGACCGCGACCCGGATGACCGGCAAGACGGCGCTGCGCGCGGTGTGGCAGGCCGAGATCACCCTCGACGGGGTGCGGGTGCCGGCGGAGAACCGGCTGGCCGGGTGCCACTCCTTCAAGGACGTCGCGAAGGTGCTCGACCGGACCCGGTACACCGTGGCCTGGCGGGCGCTGGGCGTGGCCGAGGCCGCCTACGAGCTGGCGCTGGCGCACACCCTGCGGCGGGAGCAGTTCGGCCAGCCGATCGCCGGTTACCAGCTGGTGCAGGAGAAGCTGGCCCGGATGCTCGCGGAGATCACCAGCATGCAGCTGCTGTGCTGGCGGCTGTCGGTGCTGGCCGACGAGGACCGGATGACCGCGGCGATGGCGTCGCTGGCGAAGATGAACAACGCGAAGAAGGCCCGGGCGATCGTGGCCGACGCGCGGGACCTGCTCGGCGGCGACGGGATCCTGCTGGAGCACCACGTGGCCCGGCACCACGCCGACATCGAGGCGATCTACACCTTCGAGGGCACCGACCACGTGCAGGCGCTGATCGTGGGCCGGGAGGTCACCGGCATCTCGGCGATCACCGGCCGCCGGGCCGCCCCGCGGACGGCGCCCGAGCCGCCGCAGTCGATCTGA
- a CDS encoding thiamine pyrophosphate-binding protein has translation MRVAEAIGQELARQGLDQVFGVVGSGNFYVTNALVGAGARFVATRHEAGAATMADAYARTTQRVAAVTVHQGCGLTNALTGLTEAAKSRTPLLVLAADTAGWNVLSNFNVDQPAVLRGLGIESETITSAGTAVQEAVRAFRRAAVDHRTVVLNLPLDIQEAEVPDDAAAPLPLPVLETPVAGARSVEQLADLLRSAERPVLIAGRGARLSGARDALAELGELSGALLATSGVARGLFAGHEWSIDVSGGFASPLAAELISSADLVVGWGASLNVWTLRAGQLVGPDATVVQIDEDPAAIGRHVAVDHGIVGDVRATAEAAAESLRARPRTAAPWRSPELQERIRTRLRWRDEPYEDTSTDALIDPRTLTIALDDILPKERVVAPDGGNFNGYPAMFLEVPDERGFCLTLAFQSIGLGLSTAIGAGLASPGRIAVAGVGDGGFMMSHVELDTAVRLELPLAVIVYNDHAYSAETHHFGPEGHPLDIVQFPETDIASIARGYGCDAVTVRTPEDLKAVQDWVAGPRRRPIVIDARITDFASWMIAHSFATESQAEDADTAG, from the coding sequence GTGCGAGTAGCAGAAGCGATCGGTCAGGAGCTGGCCCGGCAGGGGCTGGACCAGGTGTTCGGCGTCGTCGGCAGCGGCAACTTCTACGTGACCAACGCCCTCGTGGGCGCGGGTGCGCGGTTCGTGGCCACCCGGCACGAGGCGGGCGCGGCCACCATGGCCGACGCCTACGCGCGGACCACCCAGCGGGTGGCCGCGGTCACCGTGCACCAGGGGTGCGGGCTGACCAACGCCCTGACCGGGCTGACCGAGGCGGCGAAGAGCCGCACTCCCCTGCTGGTGCTGGCGGCCGACACCGCCGGCTGGAACGTGCTGTCCAACTTCAACGTCGACCAGCCCGCCGTGCTCCGCGGCCTGGGGATCGAGTCCGAGACGATCACCTCTGCGGGCACCGCCGTGCAGGAGGCCGTGCGCGCCTTCCGCCGGGCGGCCGTGGACCACCGGACCGTCGTCCTCAACCTGCCCCTGGACATCCAGGAGGCCGAGGTGCCCGACGACGCCGCCGCGCCGCTGCCGCTGCCGGTGCTGGAGACCCCCGTGGCCGGCGCCCGGTCGGTCGAGCAGCTGGCCGACCTGCTGCGTTCGGCGGAGCGCCCGGTGCTGATCGCCGGCCGTGGCGCCCGGCTGTCCGGCGCGCGGGACGCACTGGCCGAGCTCGGTGAGCTCAGCGGCGCCCTGCTGGCGACGTCGGGCGTGGCCCGTGGGTTGTTCGCCGGGCACGAGTGGTCCATCGACGTGTCCGGTGGCTTCGCCAGCCCGCTGGCCGCCGAGCTGATCAGCTCCGCCGACCTCGTCGTCGGCTGGGGCGCGTCGCTGAACGTGTGGACCCTGCGCGCCGGCCAGCTGGTCGGCCCCGACGCCACCGTCGTGCAGATCGACGAGGACCCGGCGGCCATCGGCCGGCACGTCGCGGTCGACCACGGGATCGTCGGGGATGTGCGGGCGACCGCCGAGGCGGCCGCCGAGAGCCTGCGGGCCCGGCCGCGGACGGCGGCGCCGTGGCGCAGCCCCGAGCTGCAGGAGCGGATCCGGACCCGGCTGCGCTGGCGGGACGAGCCGTACGAGGACACGAGCACCGACGCGCTGATCGACCCGCGCACGCTGACCATCGCGCTGGACGACATCCTGCCCAAGGAGCGCGTCGTCGCCCCCGACGGCGGCAACTTCAACGGCTACCCGGCGATGTTCCTCGAGGTGCCCGACGAGCGGGGCTTCTGCCTGACGCTGGCCTTCCAGTCGATCGGCCTGGGGCTGTCGACCGCCATCGGCGCGGGGCTCGCCTCGCCGGGGCGGATCGCGGTCGCCGGCGTCGGCGACGGCGGGTTCATGATGAGCCACGTCGAGCTGGACACCGCCGTGCGCCTGGAGCTGCCGCTGGCGGTGATCGTCTACAACGACCACGCCTACAGCGCGGAGACCCACCACTTCGGCCCGGAGGGCCACCCGCTGGACATCGTCCAGTTCCCCGAGACCGACATCGCGTCGATCGCCCGCGGCTACGGCTGCGACGCGGTCACCGTGCGGACCCCCGAGGACCTCAAGGCCGTGCAGGACTGGGTGGCCGGCCCCCGGCGGCGGCCGATCGTCATCGACGCGCGGATCACCGACTTCGCCTCGTGGATGATCGCCCACTCCTTCGCCACCGAGAGCCAGGCGGAGGACGCCGACACCGCAGGTTGA
- a CDS encoding ABC transporter ATP-binding protein, whose amino-acid sequence MLRVEGLRKVYQEGTKRAFEAVADITFTVEQRELVCIVGPSGAGKTTLLKMMAGLLPPTAGGVYLDGEVVDGPPEKMALVFQDYSRSLYPWMTVEENVAFPLKHRKLEKSESAELVRDTLQSVGLAGAGKKYPWQLSGGMQQRVAIARALAYQPEILLMDEPFASVDAQTRADLEDLVLELRGRYGVTVVFVTHDIDESVYLSDRVVVLSPSPTRVQEIVDVPLPRPRDQVATKELADFAHLRAYVWRSIKRPEAADVPA is encoded by the coding sequence ATGTTGCGCGTCGAAGGCCTCAGGAAGGTCTACCAGGAGGGCACCAAGCGTGCCTTCGAAGCCGTTGCCGACATCACCTTCACCGTCGAGCAGCGGGAGCTGGTCTGCATCGTCGGCCCCTCGGGCGCGGGCAAGACCACGCTGCTGAAGATGATGGCCGGGCTGTTGCCGCCCACCGCGGGCGGTGTCTACCTCGACGGCGAGGTGGTCGACGGCCCGCCGGAGAAGATGGCCCTGGTCTTCCAGGACTACTCGCGGTCGCTCTACCCGTGGATGACCGTGGAGGAGAACGTCGCCTTCCCGCTCAAGCACCGGAAGCTGGAGAAGTCCGAGTCCGCGGAGCTGGTGCGCGACACCCTGCAGTCGGTCGGCCTGGCCGGGGCCGGGAAGAAGTACCCCTGGCAGCTGTCGGGCGGCATGCAGCAGCGCGTGGCCATCGCGCGGGCGCTGGCCTACCAGCCCGAGATCCTGCTCATGGACGAGCCGTTCGCCTCCGTCGACGCGCAGACCCGCGCCGACCTGGAGGACCTCGTGCTGGAGCTGCGCGGGCGGTACGGCGTCACCGTCGTCTTCGTCACCCACGACATCGACGAGTCGGTGTACCTCAGCGACCGGGTCGTGGTGCTGTCGCCGTCGCCCACCCGGGTGCAGGAGATCGTCGACGTCCCGCTCCCCCGCCCCCGCGACCAGGTCGCCACCAAGGAGCTGGCGGACTTCGCCCACCTGCGGGCCTACGTCTGGCGTTCCATCAAGCGGCCCGAGGCCGCCGACGTCCCGGCCTGA
- a CDS encoding ABC transporter substrate-binding protein has product MSHRPFTRRATTTVAGLAVVALAATGCGGDSDTEASGGGGEGGGTETVQVGTLPIANAAAMYLGMEQGFFEDEGLEIEPTVLQTGNDIITGLVSGDFDFGFVGYISAGIAAAQGVPVCVATASDATGTTTEDDWQVLVASGDSDISSAADLAGKTISVNGLGGVAEVMLKAALDQEGVDWSTVNLIEVPFPEVPAAVEAGRIDAGYTSEPFVTTVLDQGGKVAFAPQSTIAPEYPNGSYATSEQFVQQNPDVLERFESAMTTSLEYARENPDAIREIIPTYTQISEDVASRMRLPVYQSELQNDAIDQQMGFLETYDIVDEAPTADELVCG; this is encoded by the coding sequence ATGAGCCACCGTCCGTTCACCCGTCGCGCCACCACCACGGTCGCCGGCCTGGCCGTGGTCGCCCTCGCGGCCACCGGCTGTGGCGGCGACAGCGACACCGAGGCCTCCGGCGGCGGGGGTGAGGGCGGCGGCACGGAGACCGTGCAGGTCGGCACGCTGCCCATCGCGAACGCCGCCGCCATGTACCTCGGCATGGAGCAGGGCTTCTTCGAGGACGAGGGCCTGGAGATCGAGCCCACCGTCCTGCAGACCGGCAACGACATCATCACCGGGCTGGTGTCCGGCGACTTCGACTTCGGCTTCGTCGGCTACATCTCCGCCGGCATCGCGGCCGCCCAGGGGGTGCCGGTCTGCGTGGCGACCGCCAGCGACGCCACGGGGACCACCACCGAGGACGACTGGCAGGTGCTGGTCGCCAGCGGCGACAGCGACATCTCCAGCGCGGCGGACCTCGCCGGCAAGACCATCAGCGTCAACGGCCTGGGCGGTGTCGCCGAGGTCATGCTCAAGGCGGCGCTGGACCAGGAGGGGGTCGACTGGAGCACGGTCAACCTGATCGAGGTGCCCTTCCCGGAGGTGCCCGCCGCAGTCGAGGCCGGCCGGATCGACGCCGGTTACACGTCCGAGCCGTTCGTCACCACCGTGCTCGACCAAGGCGGCAAGGTCGCCTTCGCGCCGCAGTCGACCATCGCGCCGGAGTACCCGAACGGGTCCTACGCGACGAGCGAGCAGTTCGTGCAGCAGAACCCCGACGTCCTCGAGCGCTTCGAGTCGGCGATGACCACCTCGCTGGAGTACGCCCGGGAGAACCCGGACGCCATCCGGGAGATCATCCCGACCTACACCCAGATCTCCGAGGACGTCGCCAGCCGGATGCGGCTGCCGGTCTACCAGTCGGAGCTGCAGAACGACGCCATCGACCAGCAGATGGGGTTCCTGGAGACCTACGACATCGTCGACGAGGCCCCCACCGCCGACGAGCTCGTCTGCGGCTGA
- a CDS encoding thioesterase domain-containing protein — MWGLQAHGMENRGLPDWSVQAIARRHLVAVRTVQPHGPYRLAGHSLGGVVALEMAHQLRAAGEEVALLTVLDSFPPDPRTSPPAIDGGPLRRVKQIGALVLTGIVPDAGKGHYLRFFRQGMWLQRRYRGVPWDGRTLVLVAGDDPDSAARSRWSGYLTGQWSMHEVPGNHTGMLHEPNVAEVAKLVAAELDAVSGVGSWVPTGLDA, encoded by the coding sequence GTGTGGGGGTTGCAGGCCCACGGCATGGAGAACCGCGGGCTGCCGGACTGGTCGGTGCAGGCCATCGCCCGCCGTCACCTGGTCGCCGTGCGGACCGTGCAGCCGCACGGGCCCTACCGGCTCGCCGGGCACTCCCTGGGCGGGGTCGTCGCCCTGGAGATGGCTCATCAGCTGCGGGCCGCGGGGGAGGAGGTCGCACTGCTGACCGTCCTCGACTCGTTCCCGCCCGACCCCCGGACGTCGCCTCCGGCGATCGACGGTGGGCCGCTCAGGCGGGTGAAGCAGATCGGTGCCCTGGTGCTGACCGGGATCGTCCCGGACGCGGGCAAGGGGCACTACCTGCGCTTCTTCCGGCAGGGGATGTGGCTGCAGCGGCGGTACCGGGGGGTTCCCTGGGACGGCCGCACGCTGGTGCTGGTGGCCGGGGATGACCCGGACTCCGCGGCGCGCTCCCGCTGGTCCGGCTACCTGACCGGGCAGTGGTCGATGCACGAGGTGCCGGGCAACCACACCGGGATGCTGCACGAGCCGAACGTCGCCGAGGTCGCGAAGCTCGTGGCGGCCGAGCTCGACGCGGTGTCCGGCGTCGGCAGCTGGGTCCCCACGGGGCTGGACGCGTGA
- a CDS encoding mycothiol transferase — translation MLSRDLLLTAFDNVEGAVRGVLDGLDPALLDERIDPQANTIGWLVWHLLRVQDDHVAEVAGRPQAWTDAGWAERFDLPFDLGATGYGFSSDDVAATRVTDPELLTGYSTEVHRRTAEFVRGLSDADLDRVVDERWDPPVTLGVRLVSVLTDDLQHAGQAAFLRGTLDRR, via the coding sequence ATGCTGAGCCGCGACCTGCTGCTGACCGCGTTCGACAACGTCGAAGGGGCCGTCCGGGGAGTCCTCGACGGCCTGGACCCGGCACTGCTGGACGAGCGGATCGACCCCCAGGCCAACACGATCGGCTGGCTGGTCTGGCACCTCCTCCGGGTGCAGGACGACCACGTGGCCGAGGTCGCCGGCCGTCCGCAGGCCTGGACCGACGCGGGGTGGGCCGAGCGGTTCGACCTCCCGTTCGACCTCGGCGCCACCGGCTACGGCTTCAGCAGCGACGACGTCGCCGCGACCCGGGTGACCGACCCCGAACTGCTGACCGGCTACTCCACCGAGGTGCACCGCCGGACCGCGGAGTTCGTCCGCGGCCTGTCCGACGCCGACCTCGACCGGGTCGTCGACGAGCGCTGGGACCCGCCGGTGACCCTCGGGGTCCGGCTGGTCAGCGTGCTCACCGACGACCTGCAGCACGCCGGCCAGGCCGCGTTCCTGCGCGGCACCCTCGACCGCCGCTGA